In Amycolatopsis coloradensis, one genomic interval encodes:
- a CDS encoding DUF4190 domain-containing protein, translating to MTYPQDPYGHQQPYGQQPPYGQPYQQPGYGYGPPQPPQEQGLAIAALVVSIASLVACSGLPSIAGVIMGHIAHSKAKRGEAGGQGMALAAIIIGYIGVAIVVLLLAGFIFVGILTDWDFD from the coding sequence GTGACATACCCGCAAGACCCCTACGGTCACCAGCAGCCCTACGGCCAGCAACCCCCGTACGGCCAGCCGTACCAGCAACCGGGCTATGGGTACGGCCCGCCGCAACCGCCGCAGGAACAGGGCCTGGCCATCGCGGCACTCGTCGTGTCGATCGCCAGCCTGGTCGCCTGCAGCGGGCTGCCGTCGATCGCGGGCGTCATCATGGGGCATATCGCGCATTCCAAGGCCAAACGCGGGGAAGCCGGCGGCCAGGGAATGGCGCTCGCGGCGATCATCATCGGCTACATCGGCGTCGCCATCGTCGTCCTGCTCTTGGCGGGCTTCATCTTCGTGGGGATCCTGACCGACTGGGACTTCGACTAG
- a CDS encoding LysR family transcriptional regulator — METHLLRTFVAVARGGSFSRAARDLGYTQSAISQHIATLEQDLGTTLLTRRPVAPTRAGERLLEHAGPLLTRLDAARADLARLTAAPTGRVVLGLTPLSLTAEVAAAVPRGTDVRVLGREDVLTEVAAGALDLGLVDGMTAPSDPLPLPDVGPLSTTVVGERPLAVAVPADHPMTGRTVRLAELADAGWIDAPDTAIPLERLRKAASTDGFRGRLRYTGTDVRGLLGLVAAGQGLALLPADVLTGVSTLSLSSPRVVHRTELVHGDPREGSALAAALTGQRP; from the coding sequence ATGGAGACCCACCTGCTCCGCACCTTCGTGGCGGTGGCGCGCGGTGGCTCGTTCTCGCGCGCCGCCCGCGACCTCGGCTACACACAGTCCGCGATTTCCCAGCACATCGCCACGCTCGAACAGGATCTCGGCACCACACTGCTGACCCGGCGGCCCGTCGCGCCGACCCGCGCCGGGGAACGTCTCCTCGAACACGCCGGCCCGTTGCTGACGCGGCTCGACGCCGCCCGCGCGGATCTCGCCAGGCTCACCGCGGCGCCCACCGGCCGGGTCGTCCTCGGGCTGACCCCGCTGTCGCTCACCGCCGAAGTCGCCGCCGCCGTGCCGCGCGGCACCGACGTGCGCGTCCTGGGCCGCGAAGACGTGCTGACGGAGGTCGCGGCGGGCGCACTGGACCTCGGTCTCGTCGACGGGATGACCGCGCCGAGCGATCCGCTGCCGCTGCCGGACGTCGGCCCGCTCAGCACCACCGTCGTCGGCGAACGCCCGCTCGCGGTCGCGGTACCCGCGGACCATCCGATGACGGGACGGACCGTCCGGCTGGCCGAACTCGCCGACGCGGGCTGGATCGACGCACCGGACACCGCGATTCCCTTGGAGCGCTTGAGGAAGGCCGCCTCGACCGACGGGTTCCGCGGTCGGCTGAGGTACACCGGGACCGACGTCCGCGGGCTGCTCGGCCTGGTCGCCGCCGGTCAGGGACTGGCGCTGCTCCCGGCGGACGTGCTCACCGGCGTGAGCACGCTTTCCTTGTCCTCGCCGCGCGTGGTGCACCGCACCGAACTCGTGCACGGCGATCCCCGCGAGGGCTCCGCGCTGGCCGCCGCGCTGACGGGTCAGCGGCCGTAA
- a CDS encoding DUF2277 domain-containing protein, which yields MCRNITTLRGLEPAATPDEIEAAARQYVRKVSGVQSLSDATREPFEAAVAEVTEITRRLLTELPARRQPPTTVPPLRRPEVQARIAAKAAKSQAS from the coding sequence ATGTGCCGGAACATCACGACGCTTCGAGGGCTTGAGCCGGCGGCGACGCCGGACGAGATCGAGGCCGCCGCCCGCCAGTACGTCCGCAAGGTGTCCGGGGTGCAGAGCCTGTCCGACGCCACCCGCGAGCCCTTCGAGGCCGCCGTCGCCGAGGTCACCGAGATCACCCGGCGGCTGCTGACCGAACTGCCCGCACGCCGTCAGCCGCCGACGACGGTGCCACCGTTGCGCCGCCCCGAAGTCCAGGCGCGAATCGCGGCGAAGGCCGCGAAGAGTCAAGCTTCCTGA
- a CDS encoding CTP synthase C-terminal region-related (seleno)protein has product MTEKARVALVGDRSDGVRSHVRIPMLFARLAEREGIELDAYWLPTDAVGDLTGFDGIWLVPGSPYRSEAGAVDAVRAARENGIPFLGTCAGFQHALLEFARNVCGFGGIGHAENAPESAERLIVPLACSLVGHEGAVHVTPDTLAARILGAERSVERYHCSYGLDARHLDTLAANGVVFSGFDGEGDARIAELPEHPFFLATLFQPELAGDGTRPHPLVQAFARAAVAHAKLSVHSGH; this is encoded by the coding sequence ATGACAGAGAAAGCCCGGGTCGCCCTGGTCGGTGACCGTTCGGACGGCGTCCGCTCCCACGTCCGGATCCCGATGCTCTTCGCCCGTCTCGCCGAGCGTGAAGGTATCGAACTCGACGCCTACTGGCTCCCGACGGACGCCGTCGGCGACCTCACCGGTTTCGACGGCATCTGGCTGGTACCCGGCAGCCCCTACCGGTCCGAAGCCGGCGCGGTGGACGCCGTGCGCGCCGCCCGCGAGAACGGCATCCCGTTCCTCGGCACCTGCGCCGGCTTCCAGCACGCGCTGCTGGAATTCGCGCGGAACGTCTGCGGTTTCGGCGGGATCGGGCACGCGGAGAACGCGCCGGAGTCGGCCGAGCGGCTGATCGTCCCGCTGGCGTGTTCGCTCGTCGGGCACGAGGGTGCCGTCCACGTCACGCCGGACACCCTGGCGGCGCGGATCCTCGGGGCGGAACGTTCCGTCGAGCGGTACCACTGTTCGTACGGCCTCGACGCCCGGCATCTGGACACCTTGGCGGCGAACGGGGTTGTCTTCAGTGGATTCGACGGCGAGGGCGACGCGCGGATCGCGGAACTGCCGGAGCATCCGTTCTTCCTGGCGACGCTGTTCCAGCCGGAACTCGCCGGTGACGGAACCCGGCCGCATCCGCTCGTCCAAGCCTTCGCTCGCGCCGCCGTGGCACACGCGAAACTGTCTGTCCATAGTGGACACTGA
- a CDS encoding trypsin-like serine peptidase — protein sequence MRRALLLALCVVLSGCSAVPDPAATEGDGAGATVAATPAAPRTNPAIGALFVDGTHFCTASVVHSAPGDLLLTAAHCLHDGEGGQYATGISFAPGYHDGVAPYGYWDVSDPQVPDGWAESSDPDLDVGFAIAHQAGTTKTLESITGANTLLTGGGFAHAITLTGYPDEREAPVVCHGSSAQADTYQMRVACPGFTTGTSGGPWVVGADPATELGTVVGVIGGYLYGGDDPDTSYSSYFDTDVATLYRKMDARG from the coding sequence ATGCGCCGCGCCCTGTTGCTCGCGCTTTGTGTCGTTCTGTCCGGTTGCTCCGCCGTGCCGGATCCTGCCGCGACCGAAGGCGATGGCGCCGGTGCGACGGTGGCGGCCACGCCCGCCGCGCCGCGGACCAATCCGGCGATCGGCGCGCTCTTCGTCGACGGAACGCATTTCTGCACGGCCAGCGTCGTCCACAGCGCCCCCGGCGACCTCCTGCTCACGGCGGCGCATTGCCTCCACGACGGCGAAGGCGGCCAGTACGCGACGGGGATCTCGTTCGCGCCCGGCTATCACGACGGTGTCGCGCCCTACGGCTATTGGGACGTCTCGGATCCGCAGGTTCCCGACGGCTGGGCCGAGTCCTCCGATCCGGACCTCGACGTCGGCTTCGCGATCGCCCACCAGGCGGGCACCACGAAGACCCTGGAAAGCATCACAGGCGCCAACACGCTGCTGACCGGCGGCGGCTTCGCCCATGCGATCACCCTGACCGGTTATCCCGACGAACGAGAGGCGCCGGTCGTCTGCCACGGCTCCAGCGCACAGGCCGACACCTACCAGATGCGCGTCGCGTGCCCCGGCTTCACGACCGGTACCAGCGGCGGCCCGTGGGTGGTCGGCGCCGACCCGGCGACCGAACTAGGCACCGTCGTCGGCGTGATCGGCGGCTACCTGTACGGCGGGGACGATCCGGACACGTCCTACAGCAGCTACTTCGACACCGACGTCGCCACCTTGTACCGGAAGATGGACGCACGGGGATGA
- a CDS encoding MFS transporter: MEKGDSARGTAFRAAFAVGEFRALWAAEALSQAGDQLARVALSVLVWERTASAGLTGLTYGLTYLPTLIGGTLFAGLADRYPRRTVMIVCDLLRAVIAALMAVPGMPLSVLAGLLVILTMAGGPFRAAQLALLPDVLEGDRYVAGLAVRTITIQTAQLAGFGGGGLVIGFVTPCWGLVIDAVTFVVSALLVSTGVRRRKPVATESSVKSRVARAFSGEGARELWQGKGIRVLFGLKMLAGFAIAPEGLAAPLAVGLGAGTFAVGLILAADPVGSVIGSWIFTKWVPARRKTRIVGILAIASVVPLVFLFFRPPLPVCLVLIGLSGAFAAPYHLQAVALMARAVPDGVRAQVMGLTSTSLVTVQGIGIMLAGGLAQLTGPFVAVGVAATVAVASAGPMAMAWKRAIATGPDVWLPAGSRTG, encoded by the coding sequence ATGGAGAAGGGGGATTCCGCTCGGGGCACCGCGTTCAGGGCCGCTTTCGCGGTCGGCGAGTTCCGTGCGTTGTGGGCGGCCGAGGCGCTTTCGCAGGCCGGTGACCAGCTGGCAAGGGTCGCGTTGTCGGTGCTGGTCTGGGAAAGAACGGCGTCGGCGGGGCTGACCGGGCTCACCTACGGCCTGACGTACCTGCCGACGCTGATCGGGGGCACCCTGTTCGCCGGTTTGGCGGACCGGTATCCGCGGCGGACGGTGATGATCGTCTGCGACCTGCTGCGCGCGGTGATCGCGGCGCTGATGGCCGTACCGGGAATGCCGCTCTCGGTGCTGGCCGGACTGCTCGTGATCCTGACGATGGCGGGCGGTCCCTTCCGGGCGGCGCAGCTCGCGTTGCTTCCGGACGTCCTCGAAGGCGACCGGTACGTCGCCGGGCTCGCGGTCCGCACGATCACCATCCAAACGGCACAGCTCGCCGGATTCGGTGGTGGCGGGCTGGTGATCGGGTTCGTGACGCCCTGCTGGGGCCTGGTGATCGACGCGGTGACTTTTGTGGTCTCGGCGCTGCTGGTGTCCACAGGGGTTCGCCGCCGGAAGCCCGTCGCCACGGAATCTTCGGTGAAAAGCCGGGTGGCACGGGCTTTCAGCGGTGAAGGCGCCCGAGAACTGTGGCAGGGCAAGGGAATCCGGGTGCTCTTCGGGCTGAAGATGCTCGCCGGGTTCGCCATCGCGCCGGAAGGGCTCGCGGCGCCGCTCGCCGTCGGTCTCGGCGCGGGGACTTTCGCGGTCGGGCTTATTCTCGCGGCGGATCCGGTGGGTTCGGTAATCGGGTCGTGGATCTTCACGAAATGGGTTCCGGCGCGACGGAAAACGCGAATTGTCGGTATTCTCGCCATCGCATCCGTCGTTCCTTTGGTCTTTCTCTTCTTTCGCCCGCCGCTGCCGGTGTGCCTGGTGTTGATCGGGCTCAGCGGCGCCTTCGCGGCGCCGTACCACCTGCAGGCCGTCGCGTTGATGGCCCGCGCGGTGCCCGACGGTGTCCGGGCACAGGTGATGGGCCTGACCTCGACGAGTTTGGTGACCGTGCAAGGAATCGGGATCATGCTCGCGGGCGGTCTCGCCCAGTTGACCGGTCCGTTCGTGGCCGTCGGGGTGGCCGCGACGGTGGCCGTGGCCTCGGCGGGGCCGATGGCGATGGCCTGGAAACGCGCCATCGCCACCGGACCCGATGTGTGGCTCCCTGCCGGGAGCCGGACCGGCTGA
- a CDS encoding GGDEF domain-containing protein, with translation MVEGLAAAVALIALLRSNYETTEFVRFGSLLGLAILQAELSRSVERLRRTLCDRPHINMTSVWTFAGVLVLPQGLALALGLLIYLHLWLRVWRGMSHRPAYRVVYCAAAIVISCLASGAIVSGRNGLPVGFAGSLKIVEAAAVFTVVNAFIVALSVYLHTGARSPRALFGTGDDNLLEITTLVLGTSTALGIVHAPALVPFVLLPVLVLHRSVLVRQLEIAANIDGKTGVLNAHAWHALSERELTSAARAKSKLGVLMLDLDHFKQVNDVYGHLAGDVVLKAVAKTISEHVRDYDSVGRFGGEEFVVLLPGATETDVLPVAERVRRAVMALEVEVATASGPRVVRGLSVSIGAAVYPSGGTVLERLLHVADSALYQAKNSGRNRVVALAAA, from the coding sequence GTGGTGGAAGGACTCGCCGCGGCAGTCGCCCTAATCGCCCTGCTCCGATCGAACTACGAGACTACGGAATTCGTCCGATTTGGATCACTGCTCGGCCTGGCCATCCTGCAGGCCGAGCTTTCGCGTTCGGTGGAACGGTTACGGCGCACGCTTTGTGACCGGCCGCATATCAACATGACTTCGGTGTGGACGTTCGCGGGGGTGCTCGTCCTGCCGCAGGGGCTCGCGCTGGCGCTCGGCCTGCTCATCTACCTGCATCTTTGGCTCCGGGTGTGGCGGGGGATGAGTCACCGCCCGGCGTACCGCGTGGTGTACTGCGCGGCGGCCATCGTGATCTCCTGCCTGGCGTCGGGCGCCATCGTCTCCGGGCGGAACGGCCTGCCCGTCGGGTTCGCCGGCTCGCTGAAGATCGTCGAGGCGGCGGCCGTGTTCACCGTGGTCAACGCCTTCATCGTGGCGCTCTCGGTGTACCTGCACACCGGGGCAAGGTCCCCGCGTGCGCTGTTCGGCACGGGCGACGACAACCTGCTGGAGATCACCACCCTGGTACTCGGCACCTCGACCGCGCTGGGCATCGTGCACGCGCCGGCGCTCGTCCCGTTCGTCCTGCTGCCGGTGCTGGTGCTGCACCGCAGTGTGCTGGTGCGGCAGCTGGAGATCGCGGCGAACATCGACGGCAAGACCGGCGTCCTGAACGCGCACGCGTGGCACGCGCTGAGCGAGCGGGAACTCACGTCGGCGGCCAGGGCGAAGAGCAAACTCGGCGTGCTGATGCTCGATCTCGACCATTTCAAGCAGGTCAACGACGTCTACGGGCATCTCGCCGGCGACGTCGTGCTCAAGGCCGTCGCGAAGACGATCTCCGAGCACGTACGCGACTACGACTCCGTCGGCCGCTTCGGTGGCGAGGAGTTCGTCGTGCTGCTTCCCGGCGCGACGGAGACCGACGTGCTCCCCGTGGCAGAGCGCGTGCGGCGGGCGGTGATGGCGCTCGAGGTCGAGGTCGCGACCGCTTCGGGGCCGCGCGTCGTGCGGGGGCTTTCGGTGTCGATCGGCGCCGCGGTCTACCCGTCCGGCGGGACCGTGCTGGAACGGCTGCTGCACGTCGCCGACTCCGCGCTCTACCAGGCGAAGAACAGCGGGCGGAACCGCGTCGTCGCGCTCGCCGCCGCCTGA
- a CDS encoding SDR family NAD(P)-dependent oxidoreductase, translating into MKSFTDKVVVITGAGSGIGKALAIELAGRGARLALSDVDAVRAAGTVAECEKAGATAKAYALDVADRDAVLAHAEEVAVDFGGANVVVNNAGVALGATVEEMTWDDYDWLMGINLGGVVNGTKAFLPQVIASGDGHIVNLSSVFGFIGVPTQSAYNAAKFGVRGFTEALRQEMLIARHPVKVSCVHPGGIKTNIARDARGGVERDIDKAAEGFEKIARTTPEKAAQTIVRGIERGTARILIGPDAYAIDVIPRVLGSFYQRPLALLGRLGMKRL; encoded by the coding sequence ATGAAGTCGTTCACGGACAAGGTCGTGGTGATCACGGGCGCGGGCTCGGGGATCGGCAAGGCGCTCGCGATCGAACTGGCGGGGCGGGGCGCCAGGCTGGCGCTCTCCGATGTCGACGCCGTCCGTGCGGCGGGCACCGTGGCGGAGTGCGAGAAGGCCGGCGCGACCGCGAAGGCGTACGCACTCGACGTCGCCGACCGTGACGCCGTCCTCGCGCACGCAGAGGAGGTCGCCGTCGATTTCGGGGGTGCCAACGTCGTGGTGAACAACGCCGGGGTCGCGCTCGGGGCCACGGTCGAGGAAATGACCTGGGACGACTACGACTGGCTGATGGGGATCAATCTCGGCGGCGTGGTCAACGGCACGAAAGCCTTTCTGCCGCAGGTGATCGCTTCGGGTGACGGGCATATCGTCAACCTTTCGAGCGTGTTCGGCTTCATCGGCGTGCCCACGCAGAGCGCTTACAACGCGGCGAAATTCGGGGTGCGGGGGTTCACCGAGGCGCTGCGGCAGGAAATGTTGATCGCCCGGCATCCGGTCAAGGTCAGCTGCGTGCATCCCGGTGGCATCAAGACGAATATCGCCCGTGACGCGCGGGGCGGCGTCGAGCGGGACATCGACAAAGCCGCCGAAGGATTCGAAAAGATCGCGAGGACGACGCCGGAGAAGGCCGCGCAGACCATCGTGCGCGGTATCGAACGGGGGACGGCGCGCATCCTGATCGGTCCGGACGCGTACGCCATCGACGTGATTCCCCGCGTGCTCGGCTCCTTTTACCAGCGGCCGCTCGCCCTGTTGGGGCGCTTGGGAATGAAACGGCTCTGA
- a CDS encoding Ldh family oxidoreductase, translated as MPLRPRSLRRAPVEPIPEPAEPSPIPEQVWQRVPIDALIDLVTEVFTAHDLPWSRARMAAEALCHGDLTGTPESGVAELTRLHLPMLVDGTVRPRAEPLMIADRGAAALIDYRRAPGLWAVGDAMDRAVSRAGRYGVGLMSVRGVGPFGRAGHHAARALPHTMIGLVMAAGGELGKAANPLGMAAPAGAYPEFVLDLDTLADVDSAAVAGFALLVEIFAGVLSGVGDHDHDTGLMVMAIAPTTLRSADGFYKAASALFGSLLGWEGGTPVRYPGWREAQYLEQCQALGVPLNEPVHRELEELARALRLAPLQGR; from the coding sequence GTGCCCCTCAGACCCCGCTCTCTTCGCCGTGCGCCCGTCGAGCCGATCCCCGAACCGGCCGAACCCTCCCCGATTCCGGAACAGGTCTGGCAGCGTGTCCCGATCGACGCCCTGATCGACCTGGTCACCGAGGTCTTCACCGCGCACGATCTGCCCTGGTCGCGCGCCAGGATGGCCGCCGAGGCGTTGTGCCACGGCGATCTCACCGGAACACCGGAGTCCGGCGTCGCCGAGCTGACCCGGCTGCACCTGCCGATGCTGGTCGACGGCACGGTGCGGCCGAGGGCCGAACCGCTGATGATCGCCGACCGCGGCGCCGCGGCCCTGATCGACTACCGCCGCGCGCCCGGGCTGTGGGCCGTCGGCGACGCGATGGACCGGGCGGTGTCCCGGGCGGGCCGATACGGCGTCGGGCTCATGTCGGTCCGCGGCGTCGGTCCGTTCGGCCGTGCCGGGCACCATGCGGCGAGGGCGTTGCCGCACACCATGATCGGGCTCGTCATGGCGGCGGGCGGTGAGCTCGGGAAGGCCGCGAACCCGCTCGGGATGGCCGCCCCCGCGGGCGCGTACCCGGAGTTCGTCCTCGACCTCGACACCCTGGCGGATGTCGACAGCGCCGCCGTCGCCGGCTTCGCCCTGCTGGTGGAGATCTTCGCCGGGGTGCTTTCGGGCGTCGGCGACCACGATCACGACACCGGCCTGATGGTGATGGCCATCGCGCCGACGACGCTCCGCAGCGCCGACGGGTTCTACAAAGCCGCCAGCGCGCTGTTCGGCAGCCTGCTCGGCTGGGAGGGCGGCACGCCGGTCCGCTACCCGGGCTGGCGCGAGGCGCAGTACCTCGAACAGTGCCAGGCGCTGGGTGTCCCGCTGAACGAGCCGGTGCACCGCGAGCTCGAAGAACTCGCGAGGGCGTTGCGCCTGGCTCCGCTGCAGGGCCGCTAG
- a CDS encoding RNA-binding S4 domain-containing protein, producing the protein MSIHDVPITGEPIRLGQFLKLANLAEDGSHAKDLLDAEEVTVNGEVEVRRGRQLTNGDVVEVGGEGGRVVLG; encoded by the coding sequence ATGAGCATCCACGACGTCCCGATCACCGGCGAGCCGATCCGCCTCGGTCAGTTCCTCAAACTGGCCAACCTGGCCGAAGACGGCTCGCACGCCAAAGACCTCCTCGACGCCGAAGAGGTCACGGTCAACGGCGAGGTGGAGGTCCGGCGCGGCCGTCAGCTGACGAACGGCGACGTCGTGGAGGTCGGCGGCGAAGGCGGCCGCGTCGTCCTGGGCTAG